The following are encoded in a window of Carya illinoinensis cultivar Pawnee chromosome 15, C.illinoinensisPawnee_v1, whole genome shotgun sequence genomic DNA:
- the LOC122296821 gene encoding disease resistance protein Roq1-like — protein sequence MNVIKHRLCSKRVLLILDDVDELVQIEKLVGDRDWFGLESRIIVTTRDQQLLKIFEVDPKYELKLLYEDEALRLFSLHAFKKEEPLDGYVELSKQVIKYAQGLPLALTVLGSDLKGKSRPQWKSALEKYKSVHHKNIHYNIMDFSQRL from the coding sequence ATGAATGTGATTAAGCACAGACTTTGCTCTAAAAGGGTTTTactaattcttgatgatgtggatgagttggtccaaattgaaaaattagtTGGAGATCGCGATTGGTTTGGTTTGGAAAGTAGAATTATCGTGACAACAAGAGATCAACAATTACTAAAAATCTTTGAAGTTGATCCAAAATACGAGTTGAAGCTCTTGTATGAAGATGAAGCTCTTCGGCTCTTTAGCTTGCATGCTTTCAAGAAAGAAGAACCACTTGATGGGTATGTGGAACTCTCTAAGCAAGTAATAAAATATGCTCAGGGCCTTCCACTGGCTTTAACAGTGCTAGGATCGGATCTAAAAGGTAAAAGTAGACCTCAATGGAAAAGTGCATTGGAAAAGTATAAAAGCGTTCACCACAAAAATATTCACTACAACATAATGGACTTCTCCCAACGACTATAA
- the LOC122296563 gene encoding uncharacterized protein LOC122296563 isoform X1, with amino-acid sequence MSKKKDNGKQIVVAPPKPVSTKPASPKEFANRFTTLGSISKPDSFASTLSTTYDPYAAFASSKTVYIRKMCSWNLFYIESNRSIDTDPYKIATRYFPPNFHWIPENLIKNLQYYFSILIHTDSLVIKPIYDKTDKSKLLYHSAYISQLITEEDWGAHPSTSKKLIDSDIIYNYYDYIDAWFKFMLFQTPDMSHSWFLNFDQKFKGKFPLWFNKWWHEFGLIPEIFPKELQQAFKCFQNEIPARLDRYMAKFPYSLHFCKWFRTPWILKWSYEKNGDMLMRYTFVKWWDKFPHMQNIINTIIKEFLQTAPDLKNSENFPAIYRSSTPGDSLIQVSAVSTKEKATASSSEKSVKSSKSKKKNVLAKKDLIYLLQQSVKEDNSDSDNSEASSIAS; translated from the coding sequence ATGAGCAAGAAAAAGGACAACGGAAAACAGATCGTTGTAGCACCACCAAAACCTGTTTCAACCAAACCTGCTTCACCTAAAGAATTTGCTAATAGATTTACTACATTAGGTAGTATCTCTAAACCTGATTCATTTGCTTCAACTCTTTCCACCACATATGATCCTTATGCAGCTTTTGCATCTTCAAAAACTGTTTACATCAGAAAAATGTGTTCATGGAATCTGTTCTATATTGAATCTAACCGATCAATAGATACAGACCCATACAAAATTGCTACCAGATATTTTCCCCCAAACTTTCACTGGATCCCGGAGAATCTAATCAAGAATCTCCAATATTACTTCAGTATTCTGATTCACACTGATTCCCTTGTTATAAAACCAATCTATGATAAAACTGACAAATCCAAACTACTTTATCATAGTGCTTATATTTCCCAACTCATCACTGAAGAAGATTGGGGTGCACACCCCTCTACTTCTAAAAAACTCATTGATTCTGATATAATCTacaattattatgattatatcGATGCCTggttcaaatttatgttattcCAAACCCCTGACATGTCTCATTCATGGTTTCTTAACTTTGATCAAAAATTCAAAGGAAAGTTTCCATTATGGTTCAACAAATGGTGGCATGAATTTGGCCTTATTCCTGAAATTTTCCCTAAAGAGCTTCAACAAGCCTTCAAATGCTTCCAAAATGAAATTCCTGCAAGATTGGATAGATATATGGCAAAATTTCCATATTCTCTTCACTTTTGCAAATGGTTCAGAACTCCATGGATCTTAAAATGGTCTTATGAGAAAAATGGAGATATGTTAATGAGATACACTTTTGTCAAGTGGTGGGACAAGTTCCCTCACATGCAAAACATTATTAACACTATTATAAAAGAGTTCTTACAGACTGCTCCAGATCTAAAGAATTCTGAAAATTTTCCTGCTATTTACCGATCATCAACACCTGGAGATTCGCTAATCCAGGTATCAGCTGTTTCAACAAAAGAGAAAGCAACTGCTTCCTCTTCTGAGAAATCTGTTAAATCCTCTAAGTCCAAAAAGAAGAATGTTCTTGCAAAAAAGGATCTGATTTACTTGCTTCAACAATCGGTGAAAGAAGATAATTCTGACTCAGATAATTCAGAAGCATCTTCAATAGCCTCATAG